The Terriglobales bacterium genome includes a region encoding these proteins:
- a CDS encoding ABC transporter ATP-binding protein: MATMIDTSPITPSAKEATSPIRVEDVHKYYELGDTKVHALRGISVEIAHGEFVAVMGASGSGKSTFMNILGCLDGPSAGKYFLEGTDVSLLNKRELAAIRNRKIGFVFQGFNLLSRTTALENAELPAIYARISEEERLKRAKEALAMVGLADRAEHFPSQLSGGQQQRVAIARALVNRPAILLADEPTGNLDSRTSVEVMEIFQKLNDERGLTIVLVTHEPDIAQFAKRALIFRDGKIRKDEPIQDRQIASEVLRTLPQLED; encoded by the coding sequence ATGGCAACCATGATAGACACATCGCCGATTACGCCCTCAGCAAAAGAGGCCACCAGCCCGATCCGTGTGGAAGATGTGCACAAGTATTACGAGCTGGGTGATACCAAGGTGCACGCGTTGCGTGGAATCAGCGTTGAAATTGCCCACGGAGAGTTTGTGGCTGTGATGGGTGCCAGCGGCAGCGGTAAATCCACGTTCATGAACATCCTCGGCTGTCTCGACGGGCCCAGTGCCGGGAAATATTTTCTGGAAGGAACGGATGTCTCGCTGTTGAACAAACGCGAGTTGGCCGCCATTCGCAACCGCAAGATCGGCTTCGTCTTCCAGGGATTCAATCTGCTGTCGCGCACCACGGCCCTGGAAAACGCTGAGCTTCCCGCAATCTATGCGCGGATCTCGGAAGAAGAACGCTTGAAGCGGGCCAAAGAGGCCCTGGCGATGGTTGGGTTGGCCGACCGCGCTGAACACTTCCCTTCTCAGCTCTCCGGTGGACAGCAACAGCGCGTGGCCATTGCGCGGGCGCTGGTAAACAGGCCGGCCATTCTGCTGGCCGATGAGCCCACCGGCAACCTCGATAGCCGCACGTCGGTCGAGGTCATGGAAATATTTCAGAAACTCAACGACGAGCGCGGACTGACGATTGTGTTGGTGACCCACGAACCCGATATTGCGCAGTTTGCCAAGCGTGCTCTTATCTTCCGCGACGGAAAGATCCGCAAAGATGAGCCGATTCAGGACCGGCAGATTGCCAGCGAAGTTCTGCGGACGCTGCCGCAGCTTGAGGACTAG
- a CDS encoding efflux RND transporter periplasmic adaptor subunit, translating into MKLTDIKLNGKRWLILIAVVLVVVVLAAFMLNRGDTTQYFTSPVERGDLRQVVEATGTINAVTSVQVGSQVSGTIASLFADFNSRVKKGQVIAKLDPSIYQGTLLQAQADLQNARAMVVSAKANAAKAHATALQAASQYQRSKQLAAQGVISEQQLEVDKASADTAAAAADAADSDIGQAQAQVAQRQAAVAVAQTNVNHTIITSPIDGTVVSRNVDVGQTVAASLQAPTLFVIAQDLTKMQVYAKTDESDVGQIKAGQRVTFKVDAFPQDQFDGHVDEVRMNATTVQNVVTYDTIVDFDNPDLKLFPGMTAYVTIPVASAHNVLKVANSALRYKPDLTADEIQKLYAKYGIQSGRSGGGHANSSGAGAGTGGNGGASGTAAQANASAGGAAGAGNGQARGQKKSQANDVAVVWELRPDKTLQPVQIQTGITDHTTTAVAQVLQGDLPENAQLVTGSSSKRTSSSTSSPLGGTPRPGGR; encoded by the coding sequence GTGAAACTGACTGACATAAAACTGAATGGCAAGCGTTGGCTGATCTTAATCGCGGTTGTCCTGGTCGTGGTGGTATTGGCGGCCTTTATGCTCAACCGTGGAGACACTACGCAGTACTTTACTTCTCCGGTGGAGCGCGGAGACCTGCGCCAGGTGGTGGAAGCCACCGGGACCATCAACGCTGTAACCAGCGTGCAGGTCGGTTCGCAGGTTTCAGGCACGATCGCCTCGTTGTTTGCGGATTTCAACTCGCGGGTCAAAAAAGGACAGGTCATCGCCAAGCTTGATCCTTCGATTTATCAGGGTACGCTGTTGCAGGCCCAGGCTGACCTGCAAAATGCTCGCGCCATGGTGGTCTCGGCCAAGGCCAATGCCGCTAAGGCCCACGCAACGGCGCTGCAGGCGGCAAGCCAATATCAACGCTCCAAGCAACTGGCGGCGCAAGGAGTGATCAGCGAGCAGCAGCTTGAAGTGGATAAGGCCAGCGCCGATACCGCCGCGGCGGCGGCGGACGCGGCCGATTCAGATATTGGGCAAGCCCAGGCACAAGTGGCGCAGAGGCAAGCCGCGGTTGCAGTCGCGCAAACCAATGTCAATCACACCATCATCACCTCTCCTATTGACGGCACAGTGGTGAGCCGCAATGTGGATGTAGGCCAGACGGTGGCCGCTTCATTGCAGGCGCCAACGCTATTCGTGATTGCCCAAGACCTGACCAAGATGCAGGTCTATGCCAAGACAGACGAATCTGACGTGGGACAGATCAAGGCAGGCCAGCGCGTGACGTTTAAAGTAGACGCCTTCCCGCAAGATCAATTTGACGGACACGTTGATGAAGTCCGCATGAATGCCACCACGGTGCAGAACGTGGTGACCTATGACACCATCGTGGACTTCGATAATCCCGACCTTAAGCTCTTCCCCGGAATGACAGCGTACGTGACCATTCCAGTGGCGTCAGCGCACAACGTTCTGAAGGTCGCCAACAGCGCGCTTCGCTATAAGCCGGATCTGACCGCGGACGAAATCCAAAAACTGTATGCAAAGTACGGCATTCAAAGTGGTCGCAGTGGCGGAGGCCATGCCAATAGTTCGGGCGCTGGTGCAGGCACTGGCGGTAACGGCGGCGCCAGCGGTACAGCGGCGCAAGCAAACGCTTCCGCTGGCGGCGCAGCAGGCGCAGGCAATGGTCAGGCGCGAGGGCAAAAGAAATCCCAAGCCAACGACGTAGCAGTAGTTTGGGAGCTGCGTCCTGATAAAACGCTGCAGCCCGTCCAAATTCAGACTGGCATCACGGACCATACCACTACGGCGGTTGCGCAGGTGTTGCAGGGCGACTTACCGGAGAATGCGCAACTGGTCACAGGGTCTTCATCCAAACGCACCAGCAGCAGCACCTCTTCGCCGCTGGGAGGCACGCCACGTCCTGGAGGGCGTTAG
- a CDS encoding helix-turn-helix transcriptional regulator: protein MAELLHAREAAQILGVSYSTLKQWIYHGKLRSVRTPGGHHRIPRHELDRYLHRRGEKIGAERRRSFRRISGRNQLVGRVVEIRKEGLLAQVKLSIGGQQITSIITADAVREMGLEVGQTAAALIKSTEVMILTV from the coding sequence ATGGCTGAACTTCTTCACGCGCGCGAGGCTGCCCAGATTCTGGGTGTGAGCTACTCTACTCTCAAGCAATGGATCTATCACGGCAAGTTGCGCAGCGTGCGCACGCCCGGCGGGCACCACCGGATTCCACGCCATGAACTTGATCGCTATCTTCATCGTCGTGGAGAAAAAATCGGCGCCGAGCGCCGGCGCAGCTTCCGCCGCATCAGCGGACGCAACCAGCTTGTGGGCCGCGTGGTTGAGATCCGCAAAGAAGGCCTGCTCGCCCAAGTGAAGCTTTCGATTGGCGGGCAGCAGATTACTTCCATCATTACCGCCGATGCCGTCCGTGAAATGGGTCTCGAAGTGGGCCAGACGGCGGCCGCGCTCATTAAATCCACTGAAGTCATGATCCTTACGGTGTGA
- the modA gene encoding molybdate ABC transporter substrate-binding protein yields MSFKKTLFSIALIFCTVGAASAQELHVAAAADLNFALPEIAKAFEAQTGTKVLISFGSSGNFFAQIQSGAPFDVFCSADMGYPQKLAAAGQALPETLRQYASGRLVLWVPSGSKLNFERDGIKVLLDPSVKKIAIANPEHAPYGRAAVAALQKAKLYDQVKEKLVLGENVSQTAQFVTSGNADIGLISLSLAQAPELQKQGHFWKVPPEIADSLPQGGIVLKQSASPQVAEKFLDYLSCPAGAKILAQYGFDVTVSGNSDPQKCGELSGK; encoded by the coding sequence ATGTCATTCAAAAAGACCTTGTTTTCTATTGCACTGATCTTTTGCACTGTTGGAGCGGCTTCTGCGCAAGAGCTTCATGTGGCCGCAGCCGCCGACCTCAACTTTGCTCTGCCGGAGATCGCGAAAGCTTTTGAGGCGCAGACCGGAACCAAGGTGCTCATCTCCTTTGGTTCATCGGGCAATTTCTTTGCGCAAATTCAGAGCGGTGCGCCTTTTGACGTTTTTTGCTCCGCGGATATGGGCTATCCACAAAAGCTGGCTGCTGCCGGTCAGGCTTTGCCGGAGACGCTCCGCCAATATGCTTCTGGACGCCTCGTGCTTTGGGTTCCTAGTGGTTCCAAATTGAACTTCGAACGCGACGGAATCAAGGTGCTGCTTGATCCCAGCGTGAAGAAGATTGCCATCGCCAATCCCGAGCATGCGCCTTACGGACGTGCCGCGGTTGCCGCACTACAAAAAGCCAAACTCTACGATCAGGTAAAAGAGAAGCTTGTGCTGGGCGAAAATGTCTCGCAAACAGCGCAGTTCGTCACGTCTGGCAATGCGGATATCGGTCTGATCTCGCTGTCGCTGGCTCAGGCGCCAGAGCTGCAAAAACAAGGCCACTTCTGGAAAGTTCCGCCGGAGATCGCCGATAGCCTGCCGCAAGGCGGCATTGTTCTGAAGCAAAGTGCTTCCCCACAAGTGGCGGAAAAATTTCTCGATTATCTCTCCTGTCCGGCTGGAGCCAAGATCCTGGCGCAATACGGATTTGACGTAACAGTTTCGGGAAACTCAGATCCGCAGAAGTGCGGAGAGTTGTCGGGCAAATGA